The following is a genomic window from Pedobacter sp. KBS0701.
GAGTTAAGAAAAATTCAAGTACCCAGTGGTAAAGTAACTTGGCAGATCGACCGCAATGTAAACACCACCAACGTTTGTATTGCAAATTGTAAATTCTGTAATTTCTTTCGCAGGCCCGGTCATGATGAAAGTTATATTACCGACATTGAGACCTACAAAGTTAAGATTGAAGAAACTTTCCGTCTGGGAGGCGATCAATTGTTATTGCAAGGTGGCCACCACCCCGATTTGGGTCTGGCCTTTTATGCCGATCTGTTCAAAAAATTAAAGGAATTATATCCTGATCTAAAACTTCACGCTTTAGGTCCGCCGGAAATTGCCCATGTAGCCAAGTTAGAAGGCATGACGCACACTGAAGTATTAAAAGTACTAAAAGAAGCTGGAATGGATTCTTTACCCGGTGCTGGTGCCGAAATTTTAAACGACCGTGTAAGGCGTTTAATCTCTAAAGGTAAATGCGGCGGACAAGAATGGCTTGATGTGATGCGCGCCTGTCACCAATTAGATATCACTACCTCTGCAACCATGATGTTCGGCCATGTAGAAACCATAGAAGAACGTTTTGAACACCTCGTATGGATCCGTCAGGTACAAAGCGAGAAACCAGCAAATGCTAATGGATTTTTGGCCTTTATTCCATGGCCTTTCCAGGACGATGGTACTTTATTAAAAAGACTCCGCGGCATCAGCAACACCGTAACTGCCGATGAATATATTCGTATGATTGCCTTGAGCCGCATCATGTTGCCAAATATCAAAAATATCCAGGCGAGCTGGTTAACCGTTGGAAAAACAACTGCTCAACTTTGCCTTCATGCAGGTGCAAACGATTTTGGATCGATCATGATTGAGGAAAACGTAGTATC
Proteins encoded in this region:
- a CDS encoding CofH family radical SAM protein; this encodes MQTAELLKRALNFEFLSQEEGVYLYHHADTASLMFVANELRKIQVPSGKVTWQIDRNVNTTNVCIANCKFCNFFRRPGHDESYITDIETYKVKIEETFRLGGDQLLLQGGHHPDLGLAFYADLFKKLKELYPDLKLHALGPPEIAHVAKLEGMTHTEVLKVLKEAGMDSLPGAGAEILNDRVRRLISKGKCGGQEWLDVMRACHQLDITTSATMMFGHVETIEERFEHLVWIRQVQSEKPANANGFLAFIPWPFQDDGTLLKRLRGISNTVTADEYIRMIALSRIMLPNIKNIQASWLTVGKTTAQLCLHAGANDFGSIMIEENVVSAAGAPHRFTANGIQQSIKAAGFEPQLRGQKYNYRDLPEHLEEQVITY